A section of the Rhodobacteraceae bacterium M382 genome encodes:
- a CDS encoding WGR domain-containing protein, which yields MATCLLYNRTPTRAPRFYRIELAMNLFSEVSVLREWGVAGRGGQSVISIYGNLRDASVAADQHRNRMIRRGYARA from the coding sequence ATGGCCACCTGTCTGCTTTACAACCGCACCCCGACCCGCGCACCCCGGTTTTACCGGATCGAACTGGCGATGAACCTGTTCTCCGAAGTTTCGGTTCTGCGCGAATGGGGGGTTGCCGGACGGGGCGGGCAAAGTGTCATCAGTATCTATGGAAACCTGCGTGACGCCTCGGTCGCCGCAGACCAACATCGCAATCGTATGATCCGGCGCGGCTACGCCAGAGCCTGA
- a CDS encoding MAPEG family protein, whose amino-acid sequence MTQLQYFTALSGLWVAIAWVPYILDRIMVRGLMGGLANPSPDDIPQSAWAQRAIRAHIVAVEAYVAFAPLAIIAMLTRPDDSYPGTLAMTFTIGLIAHYVIYALGIPVLRTLAFALASLSALGLGLRVLDII is encoded by the coding sequence ATGACGCAGTTACAGTATTTCACAGCCCTCAGTGGTCTTTGGGTCGCTATCGCCTGGGTTCCCTATATCCTGGATCGAATCATGGTGCGGGGGCTGATGGGCGGCCTGGCGAATCCCAGCCCGGACGACATTCCTCAGTCCGCATGGGCACAACGCGCCATACGGGCGCACATCGTCGCTGTCGAAGCCTATGTCGCCTTTGCCCCATTGGCGATCATCGCGATGCTGACCCGACCCGACGACAGCTATCCCGGAACATTGGCCATGACGTTTACCATCGGCCTGATCGCCCATTATGTAATTTATGCTCTGGGAATTCCGGTTCTGCGCACCTTGGCCTTTGCGCTGGCATCCCTCTCGGCTCTTGGATTGGGCTTGAGGGTTCTGGACATCATCTGA
- a CDS encoding DEAD/DEAH box helicase produces MLGLTPRLIANLEGLGITEPTPIQKKAIPHAMNGRDVMGLAQTGTGKTLAFGLPLLSAVQRMEGRPAPKSVRALILAPTRELANQIVDNLKSYADGTSTRVSLVVGGVSINPQINRLQKGVDLLVATPGRLIDLLDRKAVRLDQTQFLILDEADQMLDLGFIHALRRIAPLLPKERQTMLFSATMPKQMSEIAAAYLTNPVRVETAPPGKPADKVTQAVHFIAQAEKTKLLIELLDAHRDELALVFSRTKHGAERLMKALEKAGFAAGSVHGNKSQGQRERALRSFKCGETRVLVATDVAARGLDIPDVRHVYNFDLPNVPDNYVHRIGRTARAGRDGAAIAFCAPGEMGELKAIQKTMGKDIPVASGRPWAVEQTKAAPKPQQNNRRRSRRPAGGRKAA; encoded by the coding sequence ATGCTGGGGCTCACCCCCCGCCTGATCGCCAATCTCGAAGGTCTCGGGATCACCGAACCCACACCCATTCAGAAGAAAGCCATCCCCCACGCCATGAACGGACGTGACGTGATGGGTCTGGCCCAGACCGGAACAGGCAAAACACTGGCCTTTGGTCTGCCGTTGCTCAGCGCAGTTCAGCGGATGGAGGGGCGTCCGGCCCCGAAATCCGTGCGGGCGCTGATCCTGGCCCCCACACGCGAACTGGCCAACCAGATCGTGGATAACCTGAAATCTTATGCCGATGGCACATCGACCCGGGTCAGCCTGGTTGTGGGTGGCGTGTCGATCAATCCCCAGATCAACCGCCTGCAAAAGGGCGTGGATCTGCTGGTCGCGACCCCCGGCCGCCTGATTGACCTGTTGGACCGCAAGGCCGTGCGCCTGGACCAGACACAGTTTCTGATCCTGGACGAAGCCGATCAGATGCTGGATCTCGGATTCATCCATGCGCTGCGCCGAATCGCACCACTGCTGCCAAAAGAACGCCAGACCATGCTGTTTTCGGCCACCATGCCGAAACAGATGTCGGAAATCGCTGCTGCGTATCTGACCAACCCGGTGCGCGTGGAAACTGCACCTCCGGGCAAACCCGCCGACAAGGTGACCCAGGCCGTGCATTTTATCGCGCAGGCCGAAAAGACCAAACTGCTGATCGAGTTGCTGGATGCGCACCGCGATGAGCTGGCGCTGGTGTTTTCGCGCACGAAACACGGTGCCGAACGCCTGATGAAAGCGCTGGAAAAGGCCGGTTTTGCCGCCGGGTCGGTGCATGGCAACAAATCCCAAGGCCAACGCGAACGCGCCCTGCGCAGTTTTAAATGTGGCGAAACCCGGGTTCTGGTCGCCACCGATGTGGCGGCCCGCGGCCTGGATATTCCGGATGTACGCCACGTCTACAACTTTGACCTTCCCAATGTGCCTGACAATTATGTGCACCGCATCGGCCGGACGGCCCGTGCCGGGCGCGACGGGGCCGCGATCGCATTCTGCGCACCCGGTGAAATGGGCGAACTCAAGGCGATTCAGAAAACCATGGGCAAGGATATTCCCGTGGCCAGCGGCCGTCCCTGGGCTGTTGAGCAAACCAAAGCCGCACCAAAGCCACAACAAAACAACCGTCGTCGGTCGCGCCGGCCCGCAGGCGGGCGCAAGGCCGCCTGA
- a CDS encoding DUF1127 domain-containing protein — protein MAHTTYMPNTGFGLIARMRDAVGTFFATRAQTAEFNRTYSELQGLSDRELNDIGIRRCDIADRVHKHIYCS, from the coding sequence ATGGCTCATACTACTTATATGCCGAACACCGGTTTTGGCCTGATAGCTCGCATGCGCGACGCTGTTGGCACGTTTTTTGCCACTCGGGCCCAGACCGCCGAGTTCAACCGCACCTATTCAGAGCTGCAGGGGCTCAGTGATCGTGAATTGAATGACATCGGCATTCGTCGTTGCGATATTGCAGACCGCGTTCACAAGCACATCTACTGTAGCTGA